From one Nonomuraea polychroma genomic stretch:
- a CDS encoding AMP-binding protein, with protein MDWGTLPRMLREQADDHAAATIVAEGGVRMTMAGLRVAAADVARGLIALGVAPGDRVAMWGVNSAYWVAHAFGIWDAGGVIVPLSSRYKGIEAAQLIEKTGAKVLITGDGPTAVPLAGLLPELPGLRHTIVPPASELRALGARVSAREAEERALAVRPEDLCEIMSTSGTTGTPKGVMLDHAQVVRGYWDWSEIVTLNEHDRYPIIAPFSHGFGLNAGLVACVMRRATMVPIPIFTPDALMSLISAERVTILAGPPTLFHRILDELDRGSWDVSSLRVAICGAAAVPATLIRRLAERVGLERMINAYGLTEGTVVSMTRAGDPIEVVANTTGRPVPGIEVKIVDDDGKEVAPGERGEILQRGYGVMRGYWNAPEHTAEAVDAGGWLHTGDVGVLDEQGNLAIVDRKKELYIVNGFNVSPAEVESLLLREGSLAQAAVVGVPDSATGEAGVAYVVPRPGAAVDPDTLVGWARANMSNYKIPKRVVVVDALPVNVNGKIDKQVLRDRARQAPGE; from the coding sequence ATGGACTGGGGAACGCTCCCCCGCATGCTGCGCGAGCAGGCCGACGACCACGCCGCCGCCACGATCGTCGCCGAGGGCGGCGTCCGGATGACGATGGCCGGGCTGCGGGTGGCGGCCGCCGACGTCGCCCGCGGCCTCATCGCCCTGGGCGTCGCCCCGGGCGACAGGGTGGCGATGTGGGGGGTGAATTCCGCGTACTGGGTGGCGCACGCGTTCGGCATCTGGGACGCGGGCGGGGTGATCGTGCCGCTCTCGTCCAGGTACAAGGGCATCGAGGCGGCCCAGCTGATCGAGAAGACCGGCGCGAAGGTGCTGATCACCGGGGATGGCCCCACGGCCGTCCCGCTCGCCGGGCTGCTGCCGGAGCTGCCCGGCCTGCGTCACACGATCGTCCCCCCGGCGTCGGAGCTGCGTGCGCTCGGGGCGCGGGTCTCCGCGCGGGAGGCCGAGGAGCGGGCACTCGCCGTACGGCCGGAGGACCTGTGCGAGATCATGTCCACGTCGGGCACCACCGGCACGCCCAAGGGCGTCATGCTGGACCACGCCCAGGTCGTGCGCGGCTACTGGGACTGGTCCGAGATCGTCACGCTGAACGAGCACGACCGGTATCCGATCATCGCCCCGTTCAGCCACGGCTTCGGGCTGAACGCCGGGCTTGTCGCCTGCGTCATGCGCCGGGCCACGATGGTGCCGATCCCGATCTTCACCCCGGACGCTCTCATGTCGCTCATCTCGGCCGAACGCGTCACCATCCTGGCCGGGCCGCCCACGTTGTTCCACCGGATCCTGGACGAGCTGGACCGCGGCTCCTGGGACGTGTCGTCGTTACGCGTGGCCATCTGCGGCGCCGCCGCCGTGCCGGCGACGCTGATCAGGCGGCTGGCCGAGCGGGTCGGCCTGGAGCGGATGATCAACGCGTACGGGCTGACGGAGGGCACGGTCGTCTCCATGACCAGGGCCGGCGACCCCATCGAGGTCGTCGCCAACACCACCGGCAGGCCGGTGCCGGGCATCGAGGTCAAGATCGTCGATGACGACGGCAAGGAGGTCGCGCCCGGCGAGCGCGGCGAGATCCTGCAGCGCGGGTACGGCGTGATGCGCGGCTACTGGAACGCGCCCGAGCACACGGCCGAGGCCGTCGACGCCGGCGGCTGGCTGCACACCGGCGACGTCGGCGTGCTGGACGAGCAGGGCAACCTCGCGATCGTGGACCGCAAGAAGGAGCTCTACATCGTCAACGGCTTCAACGTCTCGCCTGCCGAGGTCGAGTCGCTGCTCCTGCGCGAGGGATCGCTGGCCCAGGCCGCGGTCGTCGGCGTCCCCGACTCCGCCACGGGCGAGGCGGGGGTGGCGTACGTGGTCCCGAGGCCCGGCGCGGCCGTCGACCCCGACACGCTGGTCGGGTGGGCGCGGGCCAACATGTCCAACTACAAGATCCCCAAGCGGGTCGTCGTGGTGGACGCCCTGCCGGTCAACGTCAACGGCAAGATCGACAAACAGGTCCTCCGCGATCGGGCGAGGCAGGCGCCGGGCGAGTAG
- a CDS encoding LLM class flavin-dependent oxidoreductase produces MTSLRISLGYELEVRGRTREVEQQAFHNVVDQVVLGDRLGFDTAWFVEHHFTRGFSHSSAPDLVLAAISQRTERIHLGLGVVLLPFQSPIRTAERVATLDVLSGGRVEFGTGRGASPLEYQAFQRPFEKSRQIWEDSLEATLAIWRADGEPISRSNEFFEIPDVAVYPRPVQEPHPPVWVASTSLEGYLAAAKHGYNLLGMTMLKGIDDVAADIARYRECLSEHGFDPSSRRVALMIPWFVALTRDEANATAADAVLWYIRRQVNLVTPPDYYDARHATHRVLGQLAAGMPPDEAMATLREHLMVVVDDVEGSRKALARIAEAGATDLIIQAQVGGLAHERVCESMTLFMSEVVR; encoded by the coding sequence ATGACGTCCCTACGGATCAGCCTGGGGTATGAACTGGAGGTCCGCGGCCGCACCCGCGAAGTCGAGCAACAGGCGTTCCACAACGTGGTCGACCAGGTCGTGCTGGGCGACCGGCTGGGCTTCGACACCGCCTGGTTCGTCGAGCACCACTTCACCAGGGGCTTCTCCCACTCCTCCGCACCCGACCTGGTCCTGGCCGCCATATCGCAGCGGACCGAGCGCATCCACCTCGGGCTCGGGGTGGTGCTGCTGCCGTTCCAGTCCCCGATCCGCACGGCCGAGCGCGTCGCCACGCTGGACGTGCTGAGCGGCGGCCGGGTGGAGTTCGGGACCGGGCGCGGGGCCTCACCGCTGGAGTATCAGGCGTTCCAGCGGCCGTTCGAGAAGTCCCGGCAGATCTGGGAGGACTCGCTGGAGGCCACGCTGGCCATCTGGCGGGCCGACGGCGAGCCGATCAGCCGGTCGAACGAGTTCTTCGAGATCCCCGACGTGGCGGTCTACCCGCGGCCGGTCCAGGAGCCCCATCCCCCGGTGTGGGTGGCGTCCACCTCGCTGGAGGGCTACCTGGCGGCGGCCAAACACGGATACAACCTGCTCGGCATGACGATGCTCAAGGGCATCGACGACGTCGCCGCCGACATCGCGCGCTATCGGGAGTGCCTGAGCGAGCACGGCTTCGACCCGTCGAGCCGCCGCGTCGCCCTCATGATCCCCTGGTTCGTCGCCCTCACGCGGGACGAGGCCAACGCCACGGCCGCCGACGCCGTCCTGTGGTACATCCGCCGCCAGGTCAACCTGGTCACCCCGCCCGACTACTACGACGCCCGCCACGCCACGCACCGCGTGCTCGGCCAGCTCGCGGCCGGGATGCCGCCGGATGAGGCCATGGCCACGCTGCGGGAGCACCTGATGGTGGTGGTGGACGACGTGGAGGGCTCGCGCAAGGCCCTGGCCAGGATCGCCGAGGCGGGCGCCACGGATCTCATCATCCAGGCCCAGGTCGGCGGGCTGGCGCACGAGCGGGTGTGCGAGTCGATGACGTTGTTCATGAGCGAGGTGGTGCGCTGA
- a CDS encoding acyl-CoA dehydrogenase family protein, with product MSLPDELRAVVRDYLGGRPGASWQEFARDVGVAGLLVPEEHGGAGCGPAEMAAVAEELGRVLSPHPFVQSAVMAVTAAASCGASDLLAALGDGAVTATVVLPGDGELRLEGDLLTGAVPYALDGELVLLYVDGLLVEAVPTWRETYPTMDESRPLARLTFDGVPVRRLGDDRAWTRVRDLGVAALAAEQVGGAQRCLDMAVEHAQRRHQFGRPIGSFQAIKHKLADVLLLVESARSAAAAAARDGVFAAIAGSYCTEAYLVAAGENIQVHGGIGITWEHPAHRYLKRATSDAQLFCPPQAHRARLAAHVFGPPA from the coding sequence GTGTCGCTTCCCGATGAGCTCCGCGCCGTTGTCCGCGACTACCTCGGCGGCCGTCCCGGCGCGTCCTGGCAGGAGTTCGCCCGGGACGTGGGCGTCGCGGGGTTGCTCGTTCCCGAGGAGCACGGCGGCGCGGGATGCGGGCCGGCCGAGATGGCGGCCGTGGCGGAGGAACTGGGCCGGGTCCTGTCGCCGCATCCCTTCGTGCAGTCGGCGGTGATGGCGGTGACGGCGGCCGCTTCCTGCGGGGCGTCCGACCTGCTGGCGGCACTGGGCGACGGGGCGGTGACGGCGACCGTGGTGTTGCCGGGTGACGGCGAGTTGCGGCTGGAGGGCGACCTGCTCACCGGAGCGGTGCCGTACGCGCTGGACGGCGAGCTGGTGCTGCTCTACGTCGACGGGCTGCTGGTCGAAGCCGTGCCCACGTGGCGGGAGACGTACCCGACGATGGACGAGAGCAGGCCGCTGGCGCGGCTGACCTTCGACGGCGTCCCGGTACGGCGGCTCGGCGACGATCGGGCGTGGACCCGGGTGCGGGACCTCGGCGTCGCGGCGCTCGCCGCCGAGCAGGTGGGCGGGGCTCAGCGGTGTCTGGACATGGCGGTCGAGCACGCCCAGCGGCGGCACCAGTTCGGGCGGCCGATCGGGTCCTTTCAGGCGATCAAGCACAAACTGGCCGACGTGTTGCTCCTGGTGGAGTCAGCCCGATCGGCGGCCGCCGCGGCGGCGCGGGACGGGGTGTTCGCGGCGATCGCGGGGTCGTACTGCACGGAGGCGTATCTGGTGGCGGCAGGCGAGAACATCCAGGTCCACGGCGGGATCGGGATCACGTGGGAGCACCCGGCGCACCGCTACCTCAAGCGGGCCACGTCCGACGCCCAGCTCTTCTGCCCACCCCAGGCGCACCGTGCCCGGCTCGCGGCACACGTCTTCGGGCCACCCGCCTGA
- a CDS encoding proline--tRNA ligase produces the protein MLLRMSSLFLRTLRDDPADAEVPSHKLLVRAGYVRRVAPGIYSWLPLGKLVLENVTRIVREEMNRMGAQEVLFPALLPREYYEATGRWTEYGDTLFRLQDRKGADYLLGPTHEELFTDMVKGEYSSYKDYPVTLYQIQTKYRDEARPRAGILRGREFLMKDSYSFDLDDDGLKRSYEQHREAYIRTFDRLGIRYKIVFAQSGAMGGSASEEFLAPTPTGEDTFVACHSCGYAANAEAVTTPAPAARSYEDVPPLRVMDTPDTPTIETLVAHVNEHHGLSITAAETLKNVVVKVTTPGSDKIETLIIGVPGDREVDFKRLEAALAPGEPAIFEAADFARHPGLVRGYIGPQVLRELGIRYLVDPRVVTGTSWVTGANEPGKHAANVVAGRDFTPDGTIEAAEVRAGDPCPRCGSGLSIDRGIEIGHIFQLGRKYADAAGLDALGPDGKPIRITMGSYGIGVSRAVAVIAEQAYDALGLVWPREVAPADVHIVGTGKENQVEAALELAGELASRGVRVLVDDRPQVSPGVKFKDAELLGVPTIVVVGRGLSQGVVELRDRVSGEKSEIPLTEAADRVAAAIA, from the coding sequence GTGTTGCTGCGCATGTCGTCGTTGTTTCTTCGCACCCTGCGGGACGACCCGGCAGACGCGGAAGTGCCGAGCCACAAGCTCCTGGTCCGCGCCGGCTACGTCCGCCGCGTCGCCCCCGGCATCTACTCCTGGCTGCCCCTCGGCAAGCTCGTCCTGGAAAACGTCACCAGGATCGTCCGCGAGGAGATGAACCGGATGGGCGCCCAGGAGGTGCTCTTCCCCGCCCTGCTGCCCCGCGAATACTACGAGGCCACCGGACGCTGGACCGAATACGGCGACACGCTGTTCAGGCTCCAGGACCGCAAGGGCGCCGACTACCTCCTCGGGCCCACCCACGAGGAGCTCTTCACCGACATGGTCAAGGGCGAATACTCCTCCTACAAGGACTATCCGGTCACCCTTTACCAGATTCAGACCAAATACCGCGACGAGGCCAGGCCCAGGGCGGGCATCCTGCGGGGCCGCGAGTTCCTCATGAAGGACTCCTACTCGTTCGACCTCGACGACGACGGGCTCAAGCGCTCCTACGAGCAGCACCGCGAGGCCTACATCCGGACCTTCGACCGGCTCGGCATCCGCTACAAGATCGTGTTCGCGCAGTCGGGCGCCATGGGCGGGTCGGCGTCGGAGGAGTTCCTCGCGCCCACGCCGACCGGCGAGGACACGTTCGTCGCCTGCCACTCCTGCGGCTACGCGGCCAACGCGGAGGCCGTCACCACGCCCGCGCCGGCCGCCCGCTCCTACGAGGACGTGCCGCCCCTGCGGGTCATGGACACCCCCGACACCCCGACCATCGAGACGCTGGTCGCGCACGTCAACGAGCACCACGGGCTGTCCATCACCGCCGCGGAAACGTTGAAGAACGTCGTCGTCAAGGTCACGACGCCGGGCTCCGACAAGATCGAGACGCTGATCATCGGCGTGCCCGGCGACCGCGAGGTGGACTTCAAGCGCCTGGAGGCGGCGCTGGCCCCCGGCGAGCCCGCCATCTTCGAGGCCGCCGACTTCGCCAGGCACCCCGGGCTCGTGCGCGGCTACATCGGGCCGCAGGTCCTGCGCGAGCTCGGCATCCGCTATCTCGTCGACCCGCGTGTGGTCACCGGCACCTCCTGGGTGACCGGCGCCAACGAGCCGGGCAAGCACGCCGCCAACGTGGTCGCCGGCCGCGACTTCACCCCTGACGGCACGATCGAGGCCGCCGAGGTGCGCGCCGGCGACCCCTGCCCCCGTTGCGGCTCGGGGTTGTCCATCGACCGCGGCATCGAGATCGGCCACATCTTCCAGCTCGGCCGCAAATACGCCGACGCCGCCGGCCTCGACGCCCTGGGCCCCGACGGCAAGCCGATCCGCATCACCATGGGCTCGTACGGCATCGGCGTCTCGCGCGCCGTGGCGGTCATCGCCGAGCAGGCCTACGACGCGCTCGGCCTCGTGTGGCCTCGCGAGGTCGCGCCCGCCGACGTGCACATCGTCGGCACCGGCAAGGAAAACCAGGTGGAGGCGGCGCTGGAGCTGGCCGGCGAGCTGGCCTCGCGCGGCGTGCGCGTCCTGGTGGACGACCGGCCGCAGGTGTCGCCGGGCGTCAAGTTCAAGGACGCCGAACTGCTGGGGGTGCCGACCATCGTGGTGGTCGGGCGCGGGCTGTCGCAGGGCGTGGTCGAGCTGCGGGACCGCGTCTCGGGCGAGAAGTCTGAGATCCCGCTGACCGAGGCCGCCGACCGCGTCGCCGCCGCCATCGCCTGA
- a CDS encoding alpha/beta hydrolase, producing the protein MVKALHVVRHPTGFYSAGATTLFASKFDQRFSYCLYVPSAHDQDGPALPLVVLQHGTARRGPQYRDNFAEWAERHGCLVLAPLFPAGIGDPDDLHNFKFLRYGDIRFDEVLLAMADEVGERFNVDTRRFLLHGFSGGGQFVHRFAYLHPDRLAGLSIGAPGRITSIDYDSPWWIGLKGFEEEFGCAPRVSELRDVPVHMVVGSADVETWEINNQGDANWMDGADAYGVTRVERLRALRDNFEAHGISVRLDVVPGVGHEPMRVLEPVKDFFASILSRRESPATTSG; encoded by the coding sequence ATGGTGAAGGCACTGCATGTGGTCAGGCATCCGACGGGCTTCTATTCGGCGGGCGCCACGACCCTTTTCGCGTCGAAATTCGATCAGAGGTTCTCCTACTGCCTGTACGTACCCTCGGCGCACGACCAGGACGGCCCAGCGCTGCCCCTGGTCGTCCTGCAGCATGGAACAGCCCGGCGCGGCCCGCAGTACCGTGACAACTTCGCCGAATGGGCCGAGCGGCACGGCTGCCTCGTCCTCGCCCCGCTCTTCCCCGCCGGCATCGGCGACCCCGACGACCTGCACAACTTCAAGTTCCTCCGGTACGGCGACATCCGCTTCGACGAGGTGCTGCTGGCCATGGCGGACGAGGTCGGCGAGCGCTTCAACGTGGACACCCGGCGGTTCCTGCTGCACGGGTTCTCCGGTGGCGGCCAGTTCGTGCACCGGTTCGCGTACCTGCATCCCGACCGGCTCGCCGGGTTGTCCATCGGCGCGCCGGGACGGATCACCTCCATCGACTACGACAGCCCGTGGTGGATCGGGCTGAAGGGATTCGAGGAGGAGTTCGGCTGCGCGCCACGGGTGAGTGAGCTGCGGGACGTGCCCGTGCACATGGTCGTGGGCAGCGCGGACGTGGAGACCTGGGAGATCAACAACCAGGGTGACGCCAACTGGATGGACGGCGCCGACGCCTACGGGGTCACGCGCGTCGAGCGGCTCAGGGCGCTGCGTGACAATTTCGAGGCCCACGGGATCAGCGTGCGGCTCGACGTCGTGCCGGGCGTGGGCCACGAGCCGATGCGGGTGCTCGAGCCGGTCAAGGACTTCTTCGCCTCGATCCTGTCGCGCCGGGAGTCGCCGGCGACCACCTCCGGCTGA
- a CDS encoding ArsR/SmtB family transcription factor has product MAVTLYLDSTGAGSIAVQQSPLAELCACLHALDEPGHHPASAGWVARAQRDVDGDLLDTAAAWAPLWGGFRARYLLPLSAGPRRTLFAELQDIAELPIGDFVGMTVQALIGKNETEPAPVLGDDLLQRLRLISTSRMEIAARLRADPETFRAALLGFLAAFAAAAFDAEWRVLRPALDRDGALRERDLRNKGALVLADYPTTLATSATGPSSGPLRIVFDKLYNATARVHAGRPCLLVPTVHGRPHFVIKHFPGYPVVIQYSPDAADMPTLETARRRLAALQDPTRLRLCYAIVRTPVATAELATQLGMSAPQVSRHLRRLREAGLVHTHRRGSVVYYQLDTAAVERLGPDLLSVLYR; this is encoded by the coding sequence GTGGCCGTCACGCTCTACCTCGACTCGACCGGCGCCGGATCCATCGCCGTGCAGCAGTCGCCGCTGGCGGAGCTGTGCGCCTGCCTGCACGCCCTCGACGAGCCAGGACACCACCCCGCCAGCGCGGGCTGGGTGGCCAGGGCACAGCGCGACGTGGACGGCGACCTGCTGGACACGGCCGCCGCCTGGGCGCCGCTCTGGGGCGGCTTCCGCGCCCGCTACCTCCTGCCCCTGTCGGCCGGTCCACGGCGTACGCTCTTCGCCGAGCTGCAGGACATCGCCGAGTTGCCCATCGGCGACTTCGTGGGGATGACCGTGCAGGCGCTCATCGGCAAGAACGAGACCGAGCCGGCGCCCGTCCTCGGCGACGACCTGCTGCAACGGCTGCGGCTGATCTCCACCAGCCGTATGGAGATCGCAGCCAGGCTGCGCGCCGACCCGGAGACGTTCCGCGCCGCGTTACTCGGCTTCCTGGCCGCGTTCGCGGCCGCGGCCTTCGACGCCGAGTGGCGCGTCCTGCGCCCCGCCCTCGACCGGGACGGCGCGCTGCGCGAACGCGACCTGCGCAACAAGGGCGCACTGGTCCTCGCCGACTATCCGACCACGCTCGCCACCTCTGCCACCGGCCCCTCGTCAGGGCCGCTGCGGATCGTGTTCGACAAGCTCTACAACGCCACCGCCCGCGTGCACGCCGGGCGTCCCTGCCTGCTCGTCCCCACGGTCCACGGGCGGCCGCACTTCGTGATCAAGCACTTTCCCGGCTACCCGGTCGTCATCCAGTACAGCCCGGACGCGGCCGACATGCCGACGCTGGAGACGGCCAGGCGCCGGCTCGCCGCGCTCCAGGACCCCACCAGGCTGCGCCTCTGCTACGCCATCGTGCGCACTCCGGTCGCCACCGCGGAGCTGGCCACGCAGCTCGGCATGAGCGCGCCCCAGGTCTCCCGGCACCTGCGCAGGCTCAGGGAGGCCGGGCTCGTCCACACTCACCGGCGCGGCTCGGTCGTCTACTACCAGTTGGACACCGCCGCCGTCGAACGCCTCGGGCCCGACCTACTCTCCGTCCTGTACCGCTGA
- a CDS encoding ferritin-like domain-containing protein → MTAGDVEKLRKALAAEHAVLFAYGLLGARTSGSLRERMSAAFDAHRARRDQLRGFITTRGGRPAEPDASYALPFFPSNATQAAKLAVHLETGVTAAYLELAAAQDESLRRYAALAMQEAVTRAYSFRPAQPSAFPGMPVAAAASPSPSPSAVQDGE, encoded by the coding sequence GTGACCGCCGGCGACGTCGAGAAGTTGCGCAAGGCGCTGGCGGCCGAGCACGCGGTGCTGTTCGCGTACGGGCTGCTGGGCGCGCGGACGTCCGGGTCGCTGCGGGAGAGGATGAGCGCGGCCTTCGACGCCCACCGGGCGCGCCGCGACCAGTTGCGGGGGTTCATCACGACGCGCGGCGGCCGGCCGGCCGAGCCCGACGCGTCCTACGCGCTGCCGTTCTTCCCCTCCAACGCCACCCAGGCGGCCAAGCTGGCCGTGCACCTGGAGACCGGTGTCACGGCCGCCTACCTGGAGCTGGCGGCCGCGCAGGACGAGTCGCTGCGCCGCTATGCCGCGCTGGCCATGCAGGAGGCGGTCACCCGCGCCTACTCCTTCCGGCCCGCCCAGCCGTCCGCGTTCCCCGGCATGCCGGTCGCCGCGGCGGCCTCGCCCTCGCCCTCCCCCTCAGCGGTACAGGACGGAGAGTAG
- the rimP gene encoding ribosome maturation factor RimP: MGSASPRDHLMKLLEPVVSAEGLDLEDITVTQAGKRRLLRVIVDRDGGVSLDDVADVSLAVSTALDDDDAMGQAAYTLEVSSPGVDRPLTEPRHWRRAAKRLVKAEMKDGTVVEGRILAADESGVDMDVAGTARRLDYVDLTRGRVQVEFRRLDDVDGDEG; encoded by the coding sequence ATGGGCAGCGCATCACCCCGCGACCACCTGATGAAGCTCCTGGAGCCTGTGGTCAGCGCGGAGGGCCTCGATCTGGAGGACATCACGGTCACCCAGGCAGGCAAGCGACGCTTGCTGCGTGTGATCGTGGATCGGGACGGCGGCGTGAGCCTCGACGACGTGGCCGACGTGAGCCTGGCCGTCTCGACGGCGCTGGACGACGACGACGCGATGGGCCAGGCGGCTTACACGCTTGAGGTCTCCTCGCCGGGCGTCGACCGCCCTCTCACCGAGCCGCGTCACTGGCGGCGTGCGGCCAAACGCCTGGTGAAGGCCGAGATGAAAGACGGCACCGTGGTGGAGGGCCGGATCCTGGCGGCGGACGAGAGCGGCGTCGACATGGACGTCGCGGGCACCGCGCGCCGGCTTGATTACGTGGACCTGACCCGGGGACGGGTGCAGGTGGAGTTCCGCCGTCTCGACGACGTCGACGGCGACGAAGGCTAA
- the nusA gene encoding transcription termination factor NusA — protein sequence MSVLRSLEREKDISFDLVVKAIEDALLIAYFRTEGAASKARAELDRSSGHVTIWAAELDEEGDVVREYDDTPNNFSRIAATTAKQVILQQLRDAEDEINFGEYASREGELVSGVIQQGKDPRVVLVDLGKIEAVLPHAEQVPGEEYGHGERIRAYVVQVKKGHKGPSVTLSRTHPGLVKKLFALEVPEIADGTVEIAAVAREAGHRTKIAVRSRKPGVNAKGACIGPMGSRVRNVMTELHGEKIDIIDWSEDPAEFVGNALSPARVSHVEVLDLEGRVARVTVPDYQLSLAIGKEGQNARLAARLTGWRIDIRPDTQAEDAAGSVDASTR from the coding sequence ATGAGCGTCCTGCGCAGCCTGGAACGTGAAAAGGACATCTCCTTCGACCTGGTGGTCAAGGCGATCGAGGACGCGCTGCTGATCGCGTACTTCCGGACCGAGGGCGCGGCCTCCAAGGCGCGCGCCGAGCTCGACAGGAGCAGCGGTCACGTGACCATCTGGGCGGCCGAGCTCGACGAGGAGGGCGACGTCGTCAGGGAATACGACGACACGCCCAACAACTTCAGCAGGATCGCCGCCACCACCGCCAAGCAGGTCATCCTGCAGCAGCTGCGCGACGCCGAAGACGAGATCAACTTCGGCGAGTACGCCAGCCGCGAGGGCGAGCTGGTCTCCGGCGTCATCCAGCAGGGCAAGGATCCCCGCGTGGTGCTGGTCGACCTGGGCAAGATCGAGGCCGTGCTGCCGCACGCCGAGCAGGTGCCCGGCGAGGAATACGGGCACGGGGAGCGCATCCGCGCCTACGTGGTGCAGGTGAAGAAGGGCCACAAGGGCCCCTCGGTCACCTTGTCGCGCACGCATCCCGGGCTGGTGAAGAAACTGTTCGCCCTGGAGGTCCCGGAGATCGCCGACGGCACCGTGGAGATCGCCGCGGTGGCGCGCGAGGCCGGGCACCGTACGAAGATCGCGGTCAGGTCGCGCAAGCCCGGCGTCAACGCCAAGGGCGCGTGCATCGGCCCGATGGGCTCGCGCGTGCGCAACGTGATGACCGAGCTCCACGGCGAGAAGATCGACATCATCGACTGGTCGGAGGACCCGGCGGAGTTCGTCGGGAATGCGCTCTCTCCCGCGCGTGTTTCACATGTCGAGGTTCTCGACTTGGAGGGGCGCGTCGCGCGGGTGACCGTGCCCGACTACCAGCTCTCGCTGGCCATCGGGAAAGAGGGGCAGAACGCCCGGCTGGCCGCACGGCTCACGGGATGGCGGATCGACATCCGGCCCGATACACAAGCGGAAGATGCCGCCGGTTCCGTAGATGCGTCAACACGGTAA
- a CDS encoding YlxR family protein: MRQHGKLEYGGQAAPQRTCVGCRVRTAKSELLRLVRVEDHVVPDLRGRLPGRGASLHPSLGCLELAERRRAFPRAFRVRGPLDVSRVRAHLEGEPRNVM; this comes from the coding sequence ATGCGTCAACACGGTAAGCTGGAATATGGTGGCCAAGCGGCCCCACAGCGCACCTGTGTGGGCTGCAGGGTTCGCACGGCTAAGTCCGAGCTGCTCCGCCTGGTGAGGGTCGAGGATCATGTGGTCCCTGACCTGCGAGGACGGCTTCCTGGCCGCGGTGCATCGCTGCATCCGTCCTTGGGCTGTCTGGAGCTCGCCGAGCGGCGCCGGGCGTTTCCGCGCGCATTTCGCGTGCGGGGGCCGCTCGACGTTTCGCGCGTACGGGCACACCTAGAAGGAGAACCACGAAATGTCATGTAG